A region of Ornithodoros turicata isolate Travis chromosome 5, ASM3712646v1, whole genome shotgun sequence DNA encodes the following proteins:
- the LOC135396025 gene encoding protein SYS1 homolog isoform X2, with protein MSGRFRFTKWDPVLIIAQMVALQSLFYVSLCSCMALTNFIAGENYSVSQLFTYQVAFIWNLRSRCVVAAYIITSLVGALGLWYFVQRAKLCLDFSTTTHFFHLLCCWAYNGTFPNTLSWWVLNTVGATITCICGEFLCMKVEMKDIARHLVPEVDL; from the exons ATGAGCGGCCGCTTCCGATTTACGAAATGGGACCCTGTGTTGATAATAGCGCAGATGGTGGCGTTACAGAGCCTCTTCTACGTGAGCCTCTGCAGCTGCATGGCTCTCACGAACTTCATCGCCGGAGAAAATTACTCTGTTAGTCAGCTGTTTACGTATCAG GTTGCTTTTATTTGGAATTTGCGTTCAAGATGCGTGGTAGCTGCGTACATTATAACTTCTCTTGTTGG AGCTTTGGGCCTGTGGTACTTCGTGCAAAGAGCGAAGTTATGCCTGGACTTCTCGACCACTACGCACTTCTTCCACCTATTGTGTTGCTGGGCCTACAACGGTACCTTCCCAAATACCCTCTCCTGGTGGGTGCTCAACACTGTCGGGGCCACGATTACGTGCATCTGCGGGGAATTCCTTTGCATGAAAGTCGAGATGAAAGACATTGCCAGGCACCTGGTTCCTGAGGTGGACTTATAA